One Odocoileus virginianus isolate 20LAN1187 ecotype Illinois chromosome 6, Ovbor_1.2, whole genome shotgun sequence DNA segment encodes these proteins:
- the LOC139035488 gene encoding epididymal secretory protein E3-beta-like, translating into MVKLGPSAYSGRERNFKVELSSQGSAETMLSSLFPVHPQVVLLTEMASTRKVPGSLWALLFTLSGLLVHGQNLSWSDFVKQHHLSTNWAFSKYQCNDLMRERGIPKDKNYHVFIYTLWHRIVHICMRNWRDHHRNIYIWVPYPFKILKCIRKNRKSNYKDYKSYSYIEFHCSMHGFVDGIEDTRLLEDIST; encoded by the coding sequence ATGGTAAAATTGGGTCCAAGTGCCTACAGTGGCAGAGAGAGGAATTTTAAGGTGGAGCTCAGCTCTCAGGGCAGTGCTGAGACAATGCTGTCCTCTCTCTTCCCCGTGCATCCGCAGGTGGTCCTGCTGACTGAAATGGCGTCCACTCGAAAGGTCCCAGGCTCTCTGTGGGCTCTGCTGTTCACTTTATCCGGGCTCCTTGTACACGGCCAGAACCTTTCCTGGAGCGACTTTGTGAAACAGCACCACCTAAGCACAAACTGGGCATTCAGCAAGTACCAATGCAACGATCTGATGAGGGAAAGAGGCATTCCCAAAGACAAGAACTATCACGTCTTCATCTATACCTTATGGCACAGAATTGTACATATATGCATGAGGAACTGGAGAGACCaccacagaaatatatatatatgggtcccATATCCCTTCAAGATACTCAAGTGCATCCGGAAGAACAGAAAAAGCAATTACAAAGATTACAAGAGCTATAGCTACATTGAATTCCATTGCAGCATGCATGGGTTTGTTGATGGCATAGAGGACACTCGGTTATTAGAGGATATCAGCACCTAG